The window CTATAACATTCGGCCGAATGGGAGCTGCGTGCTACGTATTTTTGTTTCTTCACAAACCAAACCCCGAGGGctttttaccccttttgttctGTAGCTTATAAACCCTTTGCAAACCAAATTTCTTAAGTTTCTTGAGCATATGAGGCAACTTGAAATGAAGATCCCATTCTTGGAGGCCATGGAGCAAATGCCTCAATATGCTAAGTACTTGAAGACTCTGTTGGGAAACAAAAAGAGGCTTGAGAGCGAAGTTGTGAATTTTTCATAACATGTAAGGGCCATCATCCAAGCCACATGGGCCAAGAAAGAAAAGGTTCGAGGACCCTTTGTGCTTTCGGTCACTCTTGAGAAGCTCAATTCCAAGGGAGCACTCACTGATTTAGGGGCCTCAATTAGTCTCATGCCGATGTCTATTGCCAAGCAACTAGCTTTTAAGCTCAAGCCATCAAGAAAAACCATCCAACTCACCGACCGAAGTGTTAAGATTCCATGTGGAGAGTTTGAGGATCTACCTATCCAAGTGGGAAACGTCGTAGTCCCATGTGATTTCATTGTTCTAAACATGGTCGAGGATCCTTACACTCCCCTCATACTTGGGAGAGATGCTTTGAAGACCTTGGGTGCCCATATTGATTGTGAATCAGAGACTATTAATATATGGGTCGCTCCTAGCTCAGATAtgatttctctctttttttttcttgtttgagTTGGTGGTTAGCCGAGTCGAACTTAACGACGTTAAATAAAAGTACTTGCGGTAGATAACCCGGAGTTTGTTTGATTGCTTGCTCTGTTCCCAATAGTTCCAATAATGCTAATATTTCTCCATTTCAGTTTTCTTATTCACCTTTCCCACTTAAAATTTGTCGAACAGGATCACACTTCAAATTTGTCGAGCAGGAACACacttcaaatttttttagaattgataatcatagcttGCTAATCTATCATACATCGTTTTATAAATTCTGGCTTGTGTGTTCATGACTATAGCTGTTATTAGATCATTCATGTTCATCTATGATTGgttcttaattttcttttctctttatgATAAGGCAATGCTTGCTTGAGGACAAACAAGGGTCTGGCTTGGGGGAgtttgttagctacattttatctttatttttacccctataagtggcttgtttagcgtgAGGAAACTATATGTTATcgcattggattattggattttatgcttgttttgttgctttggtattttatttcatttcagaaTCTAATCATCAACACCGAGCATAAACTAGCCCCTTtggttgcatacattgctcacctaaacaccgagggctcaaagaagtgaaacatcatgagccaagccacaaAACGAAGCAAAAATAACTCCACTCGACCAAAATGGGCTCGAGCCAGAAGCTGAGTATTACATAtctgaagctcgctcgatcgGTCGAGGAAaattggctcgggtcgagcgaagtACATTCAAACTCCCAGAGCTTCTGACCATCATCAAGATTCAATCCAGGTTATAGTACATCCGTTCAACTGGTCGAGCaagatggctcgggtcgagcagagtatatatatataagtgtgtgtgtgtgtgtatatatatgtgtatatatatatatgtatatatatatatatgtatatatatatatatatatatatatgtatatatatatatatatgtatatatataaatatatgtatatatatatatatatatatatatatgtataaatatatatatatatatatatatatatatatatatatatatatatatgtatatatatatatatatatatatatatatatatatatatatatatatgtacatatatatatatatatatatatatatatatatatatatatatacatatatatatatatatatatatatatatatatgtatatatatatatatataaatgtatacatatatatatgtatatatatatatatatatatatatatatatatatatatatatatatatatatatatatatatatatatatatatatatatatatatatgtatatatatatatatatatatatatataaatgtatacatatatatatgtatatatatatatatatatatatatatatatatatatatatatatatatataaatatatatatatatataatatatatatatatatatatatgtgtgtgtatatatatatatagtatatatatatatatatatatatatatatatatatatatatatatatatatatatatatatatatatatatatgtatatatatatatatatatataaatgtatacatatatatatgtatatatatatatatatatatatatatatatatatatatatatatatatatatatatatatatataaatatatatatatatatatatatatatatatatatgtgtgtatatatatatatactatatatatatatatatatatatatatatatatatatatatatatatatatatatatatatatatataatatatatgtatatatatgtatatatatatatatatatatatatgtatatatatatatatatatatatatatatatatatatatatatatatatatacatatatatatatatatatatatatatatatatatatatatatatatatatatagtatatatatgtatatatatatatatatatatatatatatatatatatatatatatatatatatatatatatgtatatatatgtatatatatatatatatatatatatatatatatatatatatatatatatatatatatatatatatatttatatatatatgtgtatatatatatattatatatatatatatatatatatatatatatatatatatatatttatatatatatatatatatttatatatatatatatatatatatatatatatatgtatatatatatatatataaatgtatacatatatatatgtatatatatatatatatataaatgtacacatatatatatgtatatatatatatatatatatatatatatatatatatttatatatatatatatatatgtatatatatatatattatatatatatatatatatatatatatatatatatatatatatatatatatatatatgtttatatatatatatatatatatatatatatatatatatatatatatatatatatatatatatatatatcatatatatatatatatatatatatatatatatatatatatatatatatatttatatgtatatatatgtatatatatgtatatatatgtatatatatatatgtatatatatgtatatatatgtatatatatatatatatatatacatatatatatatatatatatattatatatatatatagatatatatatatatattatatatatatagatatatatatatatatatatgtatatatatatatatatatatatatatatatatatatatattatatatatatatattatgtatatatgttgtatatatatatatatatatgtatatattatgtatatatatatatatatatatattatatatatatatatatatatatatatatatatatatatatatatatatatatatagatatatatatatatatatatatatgtatatatacatatatatatatatatatatatatatatatatatatatatatatatatatgtatatatatatatatgtatatatatatatatatagttatatatatatatttatatataaatatatatgtatatatgtatatatatatatacatatatatatatatatatatatattatatatatatatatatatatatatatatatatatatatgtatatgtatatgtatatgtgtatatatatatatatatatatatatatatatatatatatatatatatattaatacatatatatatatatatatatatatatatatatatatattatatatatatatatacatatatatatatatacatatatatatatatatatatatatacatacatatatatatatatgtatatgtatatatatacatatatatatatatatatatatatatatatattatatatatatatatatataaatatatatgtatatgttatatatatatatatatatatatatatatatatatatatatatatatataaattatatatatatatatatatatatatatatatatactatattatatatatatatatatatatatattatatatatatatatatatatatatatataaatatatatatatatatatatatatatatatacatatatatatatatatatatatgtatatatatatatatatgtatataatatatatatatatattatatatatatatatatatatataatatatatatatatatatatatatatatatatatgtatatatatatatatatatatatatatatatatatatatatatatatatatatacatatatatgtatatataaatatatatatatatatatatatatatatatatatatatatatatatatatatatatatgtatatatatatatatatatatatatatatatatatataaatatatattatatatatatatatatatatatatatgtatatttatatatatatatgtatgtatatgtatatatatatatatatatatatatatatatatatatatatatatatatatatatatatatatatatatatatatatatatatttatatatacatatatacacatttatatatatataatatatatatatattatatatatatatatacatatatatatatatatatatatatatatatatatattacatatatatatatatatacatatatatatatatatatatatatatatatatatatatatatatatatatatatatatattaatatatatatatatatatatatatatatatatatatatatatatatatatatatacatatatatatatatatatatatatatacatatatatatatatatataatatatatatatatatatatatacatatatacatatatatatatatatatatatgtatatatatatatatatatatatatatatatatatatatatatatatatatatatatataatatatatatatatatatgtatatatatatatatatatatatatatatatatatatatatatatatatatatatatatatatatatatatgtatatacatatatatgtatatatatatatatatatatatatatatatatatatatatatattatatatatatatatatatatatatatatatatatataaatatatatatttaatatatatatataatatatatatattatatatatatatatatattatatatatatatattatattatatatatatatatatatatatatatatatatatatatatatatatatatatatatatatatatatatttatatatatatatactattatatatatatatatatatatatatatcatatatatatatatatatatatatatatatatatatatatatatatatatttatatatatatatataaatatatatattatatatatatatatatatatatatatatatatatatatatatatatatatataaatatatatatatatataatatatatataaatatatatatatatataatatatatatatatatatatatatatatatatatatattatatatatatatatatatatatatatatatattatatatatatatatatatatatatatatatatatatataatatatatatatatatatatatatatatatatatatatatatatatatataatatatatatatatatatatatatatatatatatatataaatatatatatatactatatatatatatatatatatactatatatatatatatatatatatatatatatatatatacatatatatatatatatatatatatatatataatatatatatatatatatatatatatatatatatatatatatatatacatatatatactatatatacatatatatatatatatattatatatatatatatatatatatatatacatatatatatatatatatatatatatatatatatatactatatatatatatatatatatatatatatatatatatatacatatatatacatatatatatatatatatatatatatatatatatatatatatatatatatatatatatatatatatatatgtatatatatatatatatatatatatatatatatatatatgtatatttNNNNNNNNNNNNNNNNNNNNNNNNNNNNNNNNNNNNNNNNNNNNNNNNNNNNNNNNNNNNNNNNNNNNNNNNNNNNNNNNNNNNNNNNNNNNNNNNNNNNATAATAGATCGATATGAACATCATGAGCTGTCCCATAATAAAACCAGTTGTTGCTGATACCTTCTTCTCGgttccttcttctccttcttccataACCTGAGATCGGAGAAGGAAGAGATAAGAGGGCCCTATGGAGAATGTGGTCAGAAATCCATAATAGAGTCCCGACCACAACGACCGAATTGATTATCTTCATGCCTAAGGATACTAGATTACCTAGtagaaaagattgaaaaatcatCACAAACCTCCCTTTTTCGTTTGTATTGCAATTTCTGGATTATTATATGATGATTTTTTAACTTTAACTttccatatataaatatagaaatagAAAGAGATAGACTAGAAACGACATCTCTTATGTCGATGACACCAAAGAGATATTAAATGAATGGAATTGGGATATAGATGGAATATAATGAAATAGAGCCACTTTGAGGTTCCCTATGAAATGAGGCATGGAAGGGAGCCACTACGAAGAAGTTACGGGAGTTACGAAAGAAGTTTCGAGCTCGTATTGGTCATGGGTTGAGAACGGGAATTGAACTGTATGAGATCGAGTCTCCCGTTGTTCCTCAGTAGCTCAGTGGTAGAGCGGTCGGCTGTTAACCGATTGGTCGTAGGTTCGAATCCTACTTGGGGAGATtggattcattcttcattctttaattcagAACGAAGGGGCTCGCTTTGACCGTTAAGAGTAAGTGTGTGACCCCTTCCCTGTCTTTTTTTCTATCTCGTCGTATCACATTCTCATTCTGTTCGGCGCTATTTGAAAATCTCCGTCAATACCTCGGTGTAGGTCCGGGAGAATCTTTTGTTCCATAGTCCTGGGGCTATTTACAACTAGCCAATTAAGAATTCTCGGATGTACTAGCAGTGCATCAAAGATGCAGTCATTGATTCTCCCGAGAGGCTACAATTACCGCGAGCAAACATAAAACATATTAATGACATGATGAGGAACGCATTTTtgctataaacaaaaaaaatatgctgGTGGTCTGGGCATACTATATGTAAGTATAAGTCCATTCACGATAAcacgtaataaaaaaaaagtaaggccCATTCCACTTCGACAAAAGACCCACACCCAAGTTCCATAGCTTTGGGTTCTCTATCCcgatcatgattttcctactcCCAAAGGGGAAAGGTCCTTCCCTTTGGGGTCGGTTGTGGGCGAGGAGGGATTCGAACCCCGACACCGTGGTTCGTAGCCACGTGCTCTAATCCTCTGAGCTACAGGCCCCACCCCGCCTCCACTGGATCTGTTTCCGGGGGTATCCTCAAAAAAAGGAACCTTTCCTCTCCCCAGCCATTTCGGGTTACGAAGGTGTGAAAGCGCGTTTCTCTCTACTCTATAAGAATAAGAACGGTGCATTCCGAGGTGTGAAGTGGGAGAGAAGGAATGTCATAATTGGGTTTTTGAATAAGACGACCTTTTCATTCTTATTACTTTTTCATATTGAAAAAGTAATAAGAATGAGAGGTGTTAAGCTTTTTATCATCCTGGCGTCGAGCTATTTTTCCGCAGGACCTCCCCTACAGTATCGTCACCGCAGTAGAGTTTAACCACCAAGTTCGGGATGGATTGGTGTGGTTCCTCTACGCCTAGGACACCAGAATATCGAACCACGAACTAAGAAAGGCATGAGAGAAAGGCATATTAGCTAGTGATTGTGAGGCCCCAATTCTTAACTGGAGGGGACACCAAAGGCCTCCGCCCTTCCATCTCTTGGTATAGATATAGATAGGGAGGGAGGGCAGGGCTTTTGGTTTTTCATGTTGTCAAGAGTTGAACAATGATTTTTTCGTGTTGTCAaagaattgaacaatgaaaatggatggcgAGTGCCCGATCCAATTGATCGGCCATGTAGGAACAAGGTTCAAGTCTATCGGTCTGTTAGGATGCCTCAGCTGCATACATCACTGCACTTCCACTTGACACCTATCGTAATGATAAACGGCTCGTCTCGCCGTGACCTTCTCTTGAATTCTCAAAACTTCTGTCACTCCATCCCCGCAGGGGCAGAGAACCCGTCGCTGCCTCGGCTGTGCTATTGGCGGCTCTGGGGAAGTCGGAATAGGAGAGCACTCATCTTGGGGTGGGCTTACTACTTAGATGCCTTTCAGCAGTTATCCGCTCCGCACTTGGCTACCCAGCGTTTACCGTGGGCACGATAACTGGTACACCAGAGGTGCGTCCTTCCCGGTCCTCTCGTACTAGGGAAAGGTCCTCTCAATGCTCTAACGCCCACACCGGATATGGACCGAACTGTCTCACGACGTTCTGAACCCAGCTCACGTACCGCTTTAATGGGCGAACAGCCCAACCCTTGGAACATACTACAGCCCCAGGTGgcgaagagccgacatcgaggTGCCAAACCTTCCCGTCGATGTGAACTCTTGGGGAAGATCAGCCTGTTATCCCTAGAGTAACTTTTATCCGTTGAGCGACGGCCCTTCCACTCGGCACCGTCGGATCACTAAGGCCGACTTTCGTCCCTGCTCGACGGGTGGGTCTTGCAGTCAAGCTCCCTTCTGCCTTTGCACTCGAGGGCCAATCTCCGTCCGGCCCGAGGAAACCTTTGCACGCCTCCGTTACCTTTTGGGAGGCCTACGCCCCATAGAAACTGTCTACCTGAGACTGTCCCTTGGCCCGTAGGTCCTGACACAAGGTTAGAATTCTAGCTCTTCCAGAGTGGTATCTCACTGATGGCTCGGGCCCCCCCGGAAGGGGGCCTTCTTCGCCTTCCACCTAAGCTGCGCAGGAAAAGCCCAAAGCCAATCCCAGGGAACAGTAAAGCTTCATAGGGTCTTTCTGTCCAGGTGCAGGTAGTCCGCATCTTCACAGACATGTCTATTTCACCGAGCCTCTCTCCGAGACAGTGCCCAGATCGTTACGCCTTTCGTGCGGGTCGGAACTTACCCGACAAGGAATTTCGCTACCTTAGGACCGTTATAGTTACGGCCGCCGTTCACCGGGGCTTCGGTCGCCGGCTCCCCTGTCATCAGGTCACCAACTTCCTTGACCTTCCGGCACTGGGCAGGCGTCAGCCCCCATACATGGTCTTACGACTTTGCGGAGACCTGTGTTTTTGGTAAACAGTCGCCCGGGCCTGGTCACTTCGACCCCCTTTGTGAGGGGGCACCCCTTCTCCCGAAGTTACGGGGCTATTTTGCCGAGTTCCTTAGAGAGAGTTGTCTCGCGCCCCTAGGTATTCTCTACCTACCTACCTGTGTCGGTTTCGGGTACAGGTACCCTTTTGTTGAAGGTCGTTCGAGCTTTTCCTGGGAGTATGGCATGGGTTACTTCAGCGCCGTAGCGCCTGGTACTCGAACATTGGCTCGAGGCATTTT of the Amaranthus tricolor cultivar Red isolate AtriRed21 chromosome 6, ASM2621246v1, whole genome shotgun sequence genome contains:
- the LOC130815555 gene encoding uncharacterized protein LOC130815555, which codes for MRQLEMKIPFLEAMEQMPQYAKYLKTLAIIQATWAKKEKVRGPFVLSVTLEKLNSKGALTDLGASISLMPMSIAKQLAFKLKPSRKTIQLTDRSVKIPCGEFEDLPIQVGNVVVPCDFIVLNMVEDPYTPLILGRDALKTLGAHIDCESETINIWVAPSSDMISLFFFLV